From the genome of Athalia rosae chromosome 3, iyAthRosa1.1, whole genome shotgun sequence:
TGCGGCAACTGCActacccaccccctcccctccacccccccgccTATTTTCCCATTGTCCCCGAGTATACGTTGTACGGCGAGTCGGGCTGCcgggggaagaagaagaagaagaagaataattagcGAGGATGAGTTAATTTGTACAGGAGATAGAAGAGGAGCCGGTGAGGTAATTATCCACCCCGCCGCTGTAACCGTGACTCTGTAACGCTGCGCCATTTATACCCGACGTACTGTActgtactatatatatataattctcgATGCGCTGCCGTTCGAGTTTACATCACCGCGACATCGATTGTGTATCGAGTAAAAACCCAAAAACGACGCTTCATATACGCCTAGCGTGCAACCGTTTACCTACACGACCGCTGCGAACCCATTTATCAACCACCCGAACCGATGCGCGGCGTTGCGGTTAATTTTAACAAAACGACGATGATTATTCTTTCGTCGGTTACGTGACGCGTTAACGTCGCCCCGTCGTTGCGACGTctcgcgtaatttttttctacgtttcgCCCACTCTTTTTACCGACGTTAACCCCGAGGGTCGCTCAATTATTATCGGCGTTGTAAAGCGATAACGACGGGAAATTTCCGACGTCTGAGTagtctagatttttttctttttgtttttttatttttattgctcTCGTTCCTTCGCTTGCGCGGAACAAGGTCTTAACAAAGTATAAAGTGAGGTGAAGTTTCCACCCTAATGATAAATCAcattcctttctctctctctctctctttttcacgaGCCCTGGTCTCCCCGCGGATCTTCACCctcgctcttcttcttcttcttcttcttcttcttctcctccaccGCCTACTTTTACCGCCCCTGAAAACTTGCCGCGAAAACTCGCTTGTGAAAGAAATTTGCGTACGCGTTCTACGTTACTTATTACACTACACGCCACACCCCTCGCCAAGGGTAATAGAAACCGGTTGTAAAGAACTACCCCGCTGCCGCCTACGAAATTTTCTACAACTTCTACATTCTCCCCGTTGTATTTGctcgggggggaaaaaaaaaaaaaacaaaagaatttcGACGCGACGCGCCTTCTACCGCTGAACTCGAAACtttgacgatgaaaataagagagagagagaggatggATTCGATTCGATCCGATCCGAGTCGTCGTCGCGGCAATCCTTTTTGCGATCGTATTCGCCGTCGGTTGACCCGGCGAAAGTTGACGAGTGAAATAAATCTAATATCGAAGTCTCTGTACGGTGGCGCGCGGAcgcgaatatatacgtatcatacgtatacgtatgtgtataatcTGCACCGGGGGTGAATCGAAGCGAGGATGGAGAAATGCCGCGTGCGAGAGCGCGCGCGCCCACCTGCGGGCTCCGGTGTGTAGCGTCCGGGAGGACGCCGCGCGTCGGACTTTGCATAGAATCTAAAATTAACCCAGGACTAGGTGTAGGCCGACCGTAGAATAACCGAGTTAACTCGCTTACGTTGAATCTGATGCGTCTCTGTACGACGTGCGCACCAACATcctggtatacctatattcgtacgtgtacgtttaGGTACATGGGGGGGTATGTACCGAACCGCCGACCCGAAGCTTCcgtgccgctgctgctggctCCGGTCGCCAGCGTCAATTTATTCGCGCTCTCGGCGTAAAGTTGGTACACATCGCATGCATACCACCTGCATTGATCTACGCttgtgtatataggtgtactaCACATGGACCGATGGTTCCCATGCCCCCGATACACGTTCGCATTTAGGTTtacacatatgtgtatgtatgggTATGCGTGTATACGTTGGGTCAATAACTAGGTGTTTCAGCTCTTATCACTTCGTCGGTTGATGATTCGACGTCACatacctcgtcgtcgtcgtcgtcgaatcgcTCCCGTTTCGTTTGCGAGTCGACGATCAATGCGTGTAACCGCGCGTGCAGCTCCGGAAGCCTTTTACAGGAGTccggaaggagagaaaaacgcGAGAAACAAACGGAGGAACGGTCGGGACTAGAGGGATATCGGCGGATATTGTTTCGCGTGGAAAAAGTTCTTCGACGTCTATCGCGAACGGGGATAGTTGCGAGAAGAACGGAGAGGTGGAATCGAGTGGGTTTGACGAGATACGGATCGTTATATCGCTGCGAATATGGGACACGCGGACGGATCGCAGCTGTCCACACTTGCGTGCACCGCCTACGGTATAACGAATCAATTTCGTTTTAATCCGAAAGAAATTGGACGAAAACCAATAACGAGTTATCGATCTTCGAATTGAACGGTTTTTGTACGTTAAACCTGTAACCCCGGCTCGCTTGTGTACCGATGGACGGTGTATCGACTCGCCGAAACCTTACACAATAACcatatttatgtgtattttttggtcctcttttttttcttcttttttcttttcaacgtacATCTGGCGTATATCCTATTCCGAAACGTTGATGAAAGGATAGgcgattttttgttcaaccaatattcaacatttttgtttttttttctgcagtttcatattttttcatcaatatatGTCAGTCGTTCGAAGTTGTAATCATCGTACAAGTTCGATATTTCAATCATTccataattaatgattattgTTGGAAAGTTTGACGATCTCTATAGAATCGAACAATGCGTTTGTTCCAGAGGTGACGATGTTCAACGGTCAATCGAACTGCTGGACAAGGTACTCTCAGAGTACGACGAGAACGAGGTCGAGGGCGACGGAGGCGCCGGGGGTGAAAATTGTGGTAGCAGTACAGAACCCAGCATTGGAATTACACCCGAAGACGAGAGTCCCTCTCTAGGTTcgagacaaaaacaaaaataatttcttccttacaattaaaattcgtTCGTCGATTCTACGCCGTTTTTTCCACGTCGATACAATCGAGAGAACGATCGCTACGATTCGTCCGACGAAAGTCAGTCTGTCAGTCGGTCATAACGTTTGAACGAATGAACACAGGGCATCAGTCCGAAGACGACGGGTACATGAGCATGAATGGACGAAAGGCGAAGATGGCACTCGTAGCGTTACGACCGGTACCCGATTGCCCGGAACCGCAGGACACCAACGCCGATTCATTCGTCGCCGAATTTCCACCGCCACCGGAAGAAGCTGAACGCCTCATATCCACGCTGCTGCCGATGTGAGTCCGATTTTCCGCATCGCAAATGTCGTTGCGGGTTTATCGATTATTTCagggtctctctctctccactaTCCACGCCTTTGTGGGGTTCCTCGGGAAACTAAcgcttcgttattatttacgCTCACCCCGCCGAGCATATGGTATCGCGTGGTCAGAATACACCTCAATTATTAATCTTCGTGGGCTATTCAGCGATCCCGACGGACGTGTACAATCAGCCGCCGGTTGGCATTTCGACCGACGTGCACGAGGTACACGTCACGTCGACAACGCGAGGACGTAGGTACCTCGCGCCCTCGCAACCACCACCCTCCAATTTTTAACCGACCACCCCGGAAACCCCCTGAAGGAGCTCCGAAGTCCCTAAGATTTACTCCGTACTTCGCTCCTACCAGAGACCGACTATCTTAATTCACTCGGATCTTTGaactctctttctttttctccctctgtGGGTACACGTCGCTTCGCACAAGATCTCGAGGGGGAAAATTAAACTCTGCGcgttttcttccattttttttttttttttatttttttcaaattcaccttTTCAGGGTATCGCCGAGCAGCTCGACCAAGAGAAGTTCGCAGTCCTCGTCCTCGCGGAGAAGCGGGAGACAGCAATGGATCGCCGCCATGGAGGATCACAAGCTACACGGACACGTCGCCACCACGCAAACAACCCTCGTACGTAGTAGataatttcgataattttttcaaaactctcTGCAACGTCCGACTCGTTCGCGAGCCACTCCAAAGTCCGCTCCGCGACGGGCGAGCACGACGAAACGCCTCATAGCGcgtcgtattatttttttttttctttttttttgtcgacgcATCGTCGCGAATTCGGTGGTGTGATTTCCGATCGTCGGTTTCGCAGCCAAAGACTCGCCACCAGCGACCGTACGGATGGGAGAACGGTGTCGCGGAGCCGTTCCGTTTCGCGGATCCCCCGAGTCCGCCGAGTAAATTCGCCAGTCTGCCCTACGACGGCAAGGTGTCATTCAACTGGATACCGCCCCGCACGAATCCCGCCGCCGTCGAGAAGCACAGGGAGGTGAGACGGCGCTCCTCCGAGGCGATACTCgaccagcagcagcggcgcaCCTCGGCGGACAAGGACCGAGCCTCCCTGCTGAGGAAGCAGCGACAGAACGAGATCGTGAAGTCCAGCAGCGTGGAGGACAGGCTGCTGATGAATCGCAACAGATCGGCGGAGAGCGAGGCGAGGAGGCGGAGGAACGACTCGGACTCGAGCGAGGGCCGGTTCTCGAGGAACTCGGAGTCGGAGAGGTCGTCGATACCGAGGTCCAGCTCCGTGAGCGTCGAGAGATTCTCGGTAAGGGCGAACTGCGACTCGTCCGACTTCTCCAGGGCGAATTCCACCTCGAACGAGAGATTTCACTCGGACTTCTCGATCGCCGTGGCCAGCGTCAGCTCCAACGACCACGTCTCCGTGCCGACCTCCGATCCCTTCTCCATACGCAACCTGGACTTCTCGTTCTCCTTGCCCAGGGCCGATTCCGGGGAGGAACGATTCTCCACGAGGACGTCGGATCGGTGCTCCGAGGAGAGATACTCGGACATGTTCTCCACCCGTAACTCGGATTTCTCCACGAGGAACTCCACGGATTTCAGGACGCAGTCCGAGGAGGAACACTTTTCCGACGACTCGTTGGAGGAACTCCTGCCACCCCCTCCCGCTATCGGTAAGAGACACTCGATCGCCTGGGAGGTGTCGCTCGAGGACGACCCCCTCTACGCGCCCGGCAGCACCAAGGTCGTCGGAaggagacggagaaaaagCAGCGACGTGTCCAGTGAGTCGAAATCGCGACGGTTGTTCGTCGGAAGCGATCGggatttttgagtttttttaaCGAATGTGATTTTTCAGGTGTCGGATCCGCCTCGAAGATGCGAGATTTCGACGACTGGCCGGACCCGCCGCTGTCGGCGACCGAAGACGACCTGGTGTCGCCGTACTCCGACTCGTCCACCAACGATCTGGATCAAATAAAACCCCAAGATCTCACCAAGAATGGTACATACGTCATAAGACGTggacgaaaaaaggagaggaaattGTTACCGAAAACACCAACGAAAACCAAAAGTCTTTCCTTCGACGGATGCGAAGAAACCAGACTAGCTGACGGCAAAAGATACTCCAGTACCTTCGACAACATCAAGAGCCTTCTGAAAggtatttttctcatcgcccGAAAACCGTCTagcgaattttttcataattgtaaaactgtttttttttttttcttttcatcctttttccaTCGAAGAGGGAAGACTCAAAGGTCTGGAC
Proteins encoded in this window:
- the LOC105686691 gene encoding uncharacterized protein LOC105686691 isoform X4, whose translation is MARAGTQRWRNPASEGDDVQRSIELLDKVLSEYDENEVEGDGGAGGENCGSSTEPSIGITPEDESPSLGHQSEDDGYMSMNGRKAKMALVALRPVPDCPEPQDTNADSFVAEFPPPPEEAERLISTLLPMVSPSSSTKRSSQSSSSRRSGRQQWIAAMEDHKLHGHVATTQTTLPKTRHQRPYGWENGVAEPFRFADPPSPPSKFASLPYDGKVSFNWIPPRTNPAAVEKHREVRRRSSEAILDQQQRRTSADKDRASLLRKQRQNEIVKSSSVEDRLLMNRNRSAESEARRRRNDSDSSEGRFSRNSESERSSIPRSSSVSVERFSVRANCDSSDFSRANSTSNERFHSDFSIAVASVSSNDHVSVPTSDPFSIRNLDFSFSLPRADSGEERFSTRTSDRCSEERYSDMFSTRNSDFSTRNSTDFRTQSEEEHFSDDSLEELLPPPPAIGKRHSIAWEVSLEDDPLYAPGSTKVVGRRRRKSSDVSSVGSASKMRDFDDWPDPPLSATEDDLVSPYSDSSTNDLDQIKPQDLTKNGTYVIRRGRKKERKLLPKTPTKTKSLSFDGCEETRLADGKRYSSTFDNIKSLLKEGRLKGLDEPPPDFTPPLPPELVRVVSLPVINNNEAGNRAQLEITVEEEEISDLSDKDKAEARSADGVVSAEETRTVSNLDPLAVCNGPVSISMSKSMDAKIPVNLLIEDQIVKKALNENRRQLEKVSDAIKEIESVRNSESYEKRRRNGGGESKGAGSKRNSYECEEKKVVDNPFDNRPRKQNSSDSETSKTSSSDAEYDRRKPSGNEAAAYAGGRRIRQNGNDQKQIENVIDAILEDSKNPDFQVSVEVLEFPPLPPSPVEEADEESSDVGAGTVPAPKKSSKTLGNGIGNNGGKAKSHATKTIDYRPRVPPHRAAIDARDGHVSSLNTHSMDAGFSRGRRTAAGSGSRRDVPVERRTLPTDLPGPSRRRPFAKWHSPSAEPSCPSSSAGTAVSGMQTSCSLPETPVFARGSDIPRTPQHAGNTGQTRRQPGWYAPTTATTGYRRNNLGLEQAIIGTELLRLAGGPNRGWYPTRKGNQPRPASIEHLERLNNAYDARLPGSGEQQRKPLTLPTNITPNKYFGQRSNSKDTKATKDISPSGHYPGGESSDAPKKKGFFKSFWKRSRHYSLENQ